One segment of Pseudomonas sp. FP2196 DNA contains the following:
- a CDS encoding calcium-binding protein yields MSYVFNDLEKSEILNAANVCKGLTFDSEDIEYLALKLAGASCAPLYQKLFDIIGRRVSEVTAVDKEAGKILKSARLWLAVAIDANGGAGAYSALIRGYTSRQGELRLNKIFSEELMQLSSNQVAANFINTLIDGSLAGRLAPWTVPSISQIAEIDASAIGEALFSEACGEKDTAVSHNAGWSGTVGFSLLGGKPPYETWRLICAGDPKSEDDSPPIHAKANRLDDYKNILFAIDSYSVGLRAAISNFGVNPLQSLLSVVPEQINIALASGSVNPLIQHVVKGTPVAVVVDLILRYGQNEFLDMFKRTYDGDSAAPSTTDETFATNAYAFFSAFSPEQSQSIVTQSIGEYGNANSWAKLAGESTLIGLALRNSLKQLSEVVIERADGYPGRGLELYDPLTGEGFITAQWLADRAQMLARLIARNQGSFGEHSLQKFSYSDLASAKQVSMTTGVLNPLVMFGDDGARFFEGGANTDHLYGGAGNDTINGLAGHDSIEGGRGNDLLAGGDGNDALHGMAGDDVLVGGKGNDSLIGGEGSDRYEFSNGDGIDEIIDANANGQLLINGTLIPPLKRSAPLSNTWSTENQAITLNLIEELGDSTLNIKYGLNDLIVIKNFQRGMLGIRLPEYQGHSISAPDLVLQGDWKAKDIDPNVPGDQFSYDDLGNALLLANVKQRNKADVLYGSAKDDVILGLGGSDRLFGKAGNDRLFGDKQTTLEKAMAAGDSKGKAARGDWLDGGAGHDLLVGTASQDVLLGGNDRDTLIGGAGDDVLSGDETTGALEHKWGFKRVEVLIDGGVTSHRTVFSKASFNRSTQGDNDVLYGQGGRDVLNGGWGQDLLDGGTEDDLLSGDGGNDTLAGGSGNDTLMGDNLDWGGGLQSKHHGNDVLDGGSGDDWLAGNGGNDAIYGGPGNDNLKGDDDVLNGVAGDAAHFFGNDLLDGGAGDDKLWGGGADDLLFGGEGNDVLAGDFAEHPVRYHGNDLLDGGAGDDTLQGMGGSDTLIGGAGADALDGDVSNLQSGGINNDYLQGDEGNDTLLGGLGADTLYGGADDDILSGDYEQTAEAQHGADYLDGGSGNDTLLGGGGNDTLLGGEGVDHLRGDSGNNVFDGGAGNDVLEGHDGADVYYFGAGDGLDVITDSGGSNIIRFGAGFSAESLKADIIDVSVGRVLRLFNGEGDAILIRNYEEWKNSTFTFSDGVILGYQEVMKKTLPAVEIIEPSAGDGVLAKEENKDIIADEDQVAVADQSAIVVPGEERSNAIDHNVVWTDRFLAELKAKRSASRHAAGFTLGNPGVWVRNHITSNDTGYITHTDVIKESIETGALSETPQWMGSATGDAVFSDRQSDSTSQSSFREVKKEGITSPSSLKPRYFRSGTASGFSFKIGDAIVADRNDSGAIEGWYIYPAESFAAGETVRKEFRSDATTQTIKHKVVHGDDAGGRVNVEVGNLFHGGAGDDLIVAYSGFLLDYGSVNDRIPGAFLSAGAGNDTLLGSEGTDYLVSGAGDDYLYGENGADTYIVQAHAGATTIIADVLNPVFLRPEVGVAGWKDEYGLVDQDTVVLPEDATKENLQLSWGATLIETVNVELAPDPHRDAYRHPPRAKMLYSTLDIKWGGSQKVRIVLPNAGDIEGSGIEIIKFADGSSVSLKELFDSSQPGPAPDTYHHGLLVDNAANTKSMRDGHALPLVGSHGNDTLSGAGEIRGMQGNDVLTGSVGDDLLAGGPGHDTLSGGAGNDLYKYDGLGRDVIDNAGGGIDGIDFSEVGLPIEQLRFHRERDDLVIVVSYGMAPKIRVSHHFSGGESAIGFIRVSGEGKTVKDYTSMQIAERLHPLPPLRDVEDILVKENEESQLALAEIIKFYELI; encoded by the coding sequence GATATTATTGGCAGAAGAGTTTCTGAGGTTACCGCTGTCGATAAAGAAGCGGGAAAAATTCTGAAAAGCGCCAGGCTCTGGCTTGCCGTGGCCATTGATGCCAACGGGGGGGCCGGTGCCTACTCCGCCCTGATTCGCGGCTACACCTCGCGCCAAGGCGAACTGAGACTGAATAAAATCTTCAGTGAAGAGCTGATGCAGCTGTCATCCAATCAGGTCGCCGCCAACTTCATCAATACCTTGATCGACGGATCCCTCGCGGGTCGACTGGCCCCCTGGACGGTTCCATCCATCAGCCAGATTGCAGAGATTGATGCCAGTGCGATTGGCGAGGCTCTGTTTAGTGAGGCTTGCGGAGAGAAGGATACAGCCGTGAGCCATAACGCCGGTTGGTCCGGGACAGTGGGGTTCAGCCTGTTGGGTGGCAAACCTCCGTATGAAACCTGGAGGCTGATTTGCGCAGGTGATCCAAAGTCGGAAGATGACAGCCCTCCTATTCACGCAAAAGCCAACAGGCTCGATGACTATAAAAATATTCTGTTCGCCATCGATTCATACAGTGTCGGATTGCGGGCGGCGATCAGCAATTTCGGCGTCAATCCATTGCAAAGTCTGCTTTCCGTTGTGCCAGAGCAAATCAATATCGCGCTCGCCAGTGGCAGTGTGAATCCGCTGATTCAGCATGTCGTAAAAGGCACGCCGGTTGCCGTCGTGGTCGACCTGATACTGCGCTATGGCCAGAACGAATTCCTGGACATGTTCAAGCGCACCTACGACGGCGATTCAGCAGCGCCATCTACCACCGATGAAACCTTCGCCACCAACGCTTACGCATTCTTCTCGGCATTTTCACCGGAGCAGTCCCAAAGCATCGTCACCCAATCAATAGGTGAATACGGAAACGCGAATTCATGGGCAAAACTGGCTGGCGAGTCGACACTCATCGGCCTCGCGCTGCGCAATTCCCTGAAGCAACTCAGTGAAGTCGTCATAGAACGAGCTGACGGTTACCCCGGACGCGGACTGGAACTTTACGATCCGTTGACCGGCGAAGGTTTCATCACCGCGCAATGGCTCGCCGATCGTGCGCAGATGTTGGCCCGGTTGATTGCCCGAAATCAGGGCTCGTTTGGAGAACATTCGCTGCAGAAGTTTTCCTACTCCGATCTCGCCTCAGCCAAACAGGTGTCGATGACGACCGGTGTGTTGAACCCGCTGGTCATGTTCGGTGATGACGGCGCGCGGTTTTTCGAGGGCGGTGCGAACACGGATCATCTGTATGGCGGCGCGGGCAATGACACGATCAACGGGCTGGCCGGCCACGATTCCATCGAGGGTGGACGCGGCAACGACTTGCTTGCCGGAGGCGACGGCAATGATGCGCTGCACGGAATGGCCGGTGATGATGTTCTGGTCGGAGGAAAGGGTAACGACTCTTTGATCGGTGGCGAAGGCAGCGACCGCTATGAGTTTTCCAACGGTGACGGAATCGACGAGATTATCGATGCAAATGCAAACGGGCAGTTATTGATCAATGGCACGCTAATTCCTCCGCTCAAACGCAGTGCTCCGTTGAGCAATACCTGGTCTACAGAGAATCAGGCGATCACGTTAAATCTCATCGAAGAACTCGGTGACAGTACGCTGAATATCAAATATGGCCTGAACGATCTTATCGTTATCAAGAATTTTCAGCGCGGGATGCTTGGGATCCGACTCCCTGAATACCAAGGCCATTCGATCTCTGCGCCCGACTTGGTTCTCCAGGGCGACTGGAAAGCGAAAGATATAGACCCCAATGTTCCCGGGGATCAGTTCTCATACGATGATCTGGGCAACGCCTTGCTATTGGCCAACGTAAAGCAGAGAAACAAGGCCGATGTGCTTTACGGCTCTGCCAAGGACGACGTCATTCTCGGGCTTGGCGGTTCTGATCGATTATTCGGCAAGGCAGGAAACGATCGTTTGTTTGGGGATAAACAGACGACGCTCGAAAAAGCCATGGCTGCTGGCGACTCTAAAGGGAAAGCCGCTCGAGGCGATTGGCTTGATGGAGGTGCTGGCCACGATCTGCTGGTCGGTACGGCATCCCAGGACGTGCTTCTGGGAGGTAACGATCGGGATACGCTGATTGGAGGTGCGGGAGATGACGTTTTATCAGGGGATGAAACGACCGGCGCGCTGGAACATAAATGGGGATTCAAACGCGTCGAAGTTCTTATAGACGGTGGTGTCACCAGCCATCGAACTGTCTTTTCAAAGGCCTCCTTTAACCGTTCGACGCAGGGCGATAACGATGTTCTCTACGGCCAGGGTGGTCGAGATGTTCTCAACGGTGGATGGGGCCAGGATTTGCTTGATGGCGGAACTGAAGATGATCTTCTTTCGGGGGATGGCGGAAATGACACGCTGGCCGGAGGAAGCGGTAACGACACATTAATGGGAGACAACCTCGATTGGGGCGGTGGACTGCAAAGCAAACACCATGGCAACGATGTATTGGACGGTGGAAGTGGTGATGATTGGCTCGCAGGTAATGGCGGAAACGATGCAATTTATGGTGGTCCAGGCAATGACAATCTCAAGGGCGACGACGATGTACTGAACGGCGTTGCCGGTGACGCCGCCCACTTTTTTGGAAATGACCTGCTGGACGGTGGCGCGGGAGACGACAAACTTTGGGGCGGTGGGGCGGATGATCTGCTGTTCGGAGGTGAAGGTAACGACGTGCTGGCCGGGGATTTTGCTGAGCATCCGGTTCGTTATCACGGTAATGATTTACTTGATGGTGGAGCGGGCGATGACACACTTCAGGGAATGGGTGGCTCCGATACCCTGATCGGTGGGGCAGGAGCTGACGCGCTGGATGGTGATGTGTCCAACCTGCAATCAGGTGGAATCAACAATGATTACCTTCAAGGCGATGAAGGAAACGATACCCTTTTGGGCGGCTTGGGCGCCGACACGCTTTATGGCGGCGCTGATGATGACATTTTATCCGGCGATTACGAGCAGACGGCCGAGGCCCAACACGGCGCAGATTATCTGGACGGTGGTTCAGGCAACGATACCTTGCTGGGCGGTGGTGGGAACGACACGTTATTGGGCGGGGAGGGTGTAGACCACCTTCGTGGCGATTCAGGCAATAACGTTTTTGATGGCGGTGCCGGTAACGACGTGCTGGAAGGCCATGACGGCGCTGATGTTTACTATTTCGGCGCTGGTGATGGTCTTGACGTTATCACCGATTCCGGTGGCAGCAATATCATTAGGTTCGGCGCTGGGTTTTCTGCGGAAAGTCTAAAAGCGGACATCATTGATGTTTCCGTAGGCCGGGTATTGCGGCTGTTCAATGGCGAGGGTGACGCCATCCTTATCAGGAATTATGAAGAGTGGAAGAACTCAACGTTCACGTTTAGCGATGGTGTCATTCTCGGCTATCAAGAGGTCATGAAAAAAACGCTGCCAGCTGTAGAGATCATCGAGCCGTCAGCAGGGGATGGAGTGCTGGCCAAAGAAGAAAATAAAGACATCATTGCAGACGAAGATCAGGTTGCTGTTGCGGACCAATCAGCGATCGTTGTTCCTGGTGAGGAACGAAGTAATGCCATCGATCATAATGTTGTCTGGACAGACAGGTTCCTGGCGGAGCTCAAAGCAAAGCGCTCCGCAAGCCGGCATGCGGCAGGCTTTACGTTGGGCAACCCAGGTGTCTGGGTTCGTAACCATATAACCAGCAACGATACTGGTTATATCACCCACACTGATGTGATCAAGGAAAGCATCGAAACGGGGGCATTGTCTGAAACGCCTCAATGGATGGGTTCTGCAACTGGCGATGCCGTATTTAGTGACAGACAGTCAGACTCTACATCCCAATCCAGTTTTCGAGAGGTAAAGAAAGAGGGCATTACGTCGCCGTCATCGCTGAAGCCACGTTATTTTCGATCTGGCACTGCCAGCGGTTTTTCATTCAAAATCGGCGACGCAATTGTCGCGGATAGAAATGATTCAGGCGCTATCGAAGGGTGGTACATCTATCCCGCTGAAAGTTTTGCTGCGGGCGAAACTGTCCGCAAGGAATTTCGGAGTGATGCCACAACTCAAACGATCAAACATAAAGTTGTCCACGGCGACGATGCCGGTGGGCGAGTTAATGTCGAAGTCGGCAATCTTTTCCATGGTGGTGCGGGCGATGACCTGATCGTCGCCTATTCTGGTTTTCTACTTGATTATGGCTCTGTTAACGACAGGATACCGGGTGCCTTTTTGTCCGCCGGGGCAGGCAACGATACCCTGCTCGGTTCTGAAGGCACTGATTATTTAGTGAGCGGCGCGGGGGATGACTACCTGTACGGTGAAAACGGTGCCGATACATACATCGTGCAGGCACATGCTGGAGCAACGACCATTATCGCGGATGTGCTGAATCCGGTTTTTCTCCGACCTGAAGTAGGTGTTGCCGGATGGAAGGACGAGTATGGACTGGTCGATCAAGATACTGTCGTGCTTCCAGAGGACGCGACGAAGGAGAATTTGCAGCTAAGTTGGGGCGCAACGCTCATTGAAACAGTGAATGTTGAGTTGGCACCCGATCCGCATCGTGATGCCTATCGCCATCCGCCTCGGGCGAAAATGCTCTATTCGACACTCGATATTAAATGGGGTGGGTCTCAGAAAGTTCGTATTGTTTTACCCAATGCCGGAGATATCGAGGGTTCCGGCATTGAGATTATAAAATTTGCAGATGGCTCAAGCGTTAGTCTCAAAGAGCTGTTTGACTCCAGTCAGCCAGGTCCTGCCCCGGATACTTATCACCATGGTCTCCTTGTCGATAATGCGGCTAATACCAAATCTATGAGAGATGGCCACGCGCTTCCACTGGTGGGAAGTCATGGTAATGACACTTTAAGCGGCGCGGGTGAAATCAGAGGTATGCAGGGAAATGATGTGCTGACGGGTAGTGTCGGTGATGACCTGCTGGCAGGCGGCCCAGGTCATGACACATTGTCCGGTGGCGCAGGCAATGACCTTTATAAATATGATGGTCTCGGAAGAGACGTGATCGATAACGCTGGGGGCGGCATTGATGGAATTGATTTTTCTGAAGTGGGCCTGCCTATTGAACAGTTGAGGTTTCACCGCGAACGGGATGATCTCGTGATAGTGGTCAGTTATGGCATGGCTCCCAAAATACGAGTTTCCCATCACTTTTCTGGAGGCGAAAGCGCTATTGGGTTCATAAGAGTTAGCGGCGAAGGAAAAACGGTCAAAGACTACACCTCGATGCAAATTGCCGAACGTTTACATCCTCTTCCGCCATTGCGGGATGTGGAGGATATTCTTGTAAAAGAAAACGAAGAGTCGCAACTCGCGTTGGCCGAGATAATCAAGTTCTACGAACTGATTTAA
- a CDS encoding enoyl-CoA hydratase/isomerase family protein, whose amino-acid sequence MNLHFEELTGTDGARLGIASLDAEKSLNALSLPMINALSDKLNAWAKDPQIVCVLLRGNGAKAFCAGGEVRSLVEACRAHPGEVPPLAAQFFAAEYRLDYSLHTYPKPLICWGHGYVLGGGMGLLQGASTRIVTPSSRLAMPEITIGLYPDVGASWFLSRLPGKLGLFLGLTGAHMNGRDAIDLGLADRFLLDEQQPDLIEGLLQLNWQEQTPMQLNSLLKALQQEAVAKMPEAQWLPRRQQIDELLDVSDVACAWKAISLQRDSSDPLLARAAKTLSEGSPVTAHLVWEQILRARYMSLAEVFQMEYTLSLNCCRHPEFSEGVRARLIDKDQKPHWHWPDVNSVPDAVVEAHFHKVWEGRHPLADLTQY is encoded by the coding sequence ATGAATCTGCACTTCGAAGAACTCACCGGCACCGATGGCGCCCGCCTCGGTATCGCCAGCCTGGACGCTGAAAAATCGCTCAATGCGCTGTCCTTGCCGATGATCAATGCGCTGAGCGACAAACTGAATGCCTGGGCAAAAGACCCGCAAATCGTCTGCGTCTTACTGCGCGGCAACGGCGCCAAGGCATTTTGCGCTGGCGGCGAAGTGCGCAGCCTGGTGGAAGCCTGTCGCGCCCACCCCGGCGAAGTACCGCCACTGGCCGCGCAGTTTTTCGCCGCGGAATATCGCTTGGACTACAGCCTGCACACCTACCCGAAACCGTTGATCTGCTGGGGCCACGGTTATGTGCTGGGCGGAGGCATGGGTCTGTTGCAAGGCGCGAGCACACGCATCGTCACACCGAGCAGCCGTCTGGCCATGCCGGAAATCACTATTGGCCTGTATCCGGACGTCGGCGCCAGCTGGTTCCTGTCACGCCTGCCCGGCAAGCTCGGTTTGTTTCTGGGCCTGACCGGCGCCCACATGAACGGGCGTGATGCGATCGATCTGGGTCTGGCCGACCGCTTCCTGCTCGACGAACAGCAACCGGATCTGATCGAAGGCCTGCTGCAACTGAACTGGCAGGAACAAACCCCGATGCAACTCAACAGCCTGCTCAAGGCTTTGCAGCAAGAAGCGGTCGCGAAAATGCCTGAGGCGCAGTGGCTACCGCGTCGTCAGCAGATCGACGAACTGCTCGACGTCAGCGATGTGGCGTGCGCCTGGAAAGCTATCAGTCTGCAACGCGACAGCAGCGACCCCTTGCTCGCCCGCGCCGCCAAGACCCTGAGTGAAGGCTCACCGGTGACCGCGCATCTGGTCTGGGAACAGATTCTCCGCGCGCGCTATATGTCACTGGCCGAAGTCTTTCAGATGGAATACACACTGAGCCTCAACTGCTGCCGGCATCCGGAGTTCAGCGAGGGGGTTCGTGCCCGGTTGATCGACAAGGACCAGAAGCCACACTGGCATTGGCCGGACGTCAACAGCGTGCCGGATGCCGTGGTGGAGGCGCATTTTCATAAGGTTTGGGAGGGGCGACATCCATTGGCGGATCTGACGCAGTATTGA
- the ung gene encoding uracil-DNA glycosylase, whose product MTADDRIKLEPSWKEALRAEFDQPYMAELRNFLQQERAAGKEIYPPGPLIFNALNSTPLDKVKVVILGQDPYHGPGQAHGLCFSVQPGVPAPPSLVNIYKELKRDLNIDIPNHGYLQSWADQGVLMLNTTMTVERANANAHKDKGWQFFTDRIIELVSEQQPHLVFMLWGAHAQSKQKLIDATKHLVLTSVHPSPLSAYRGFLGCGHFSRTNKFLEQNGETPIEWRLPPV is encoded by the coding sequence ATGACTGCTGACGACCGTATCAAACTCGAACCGAGCTGGAAGGAGGCACTGCGTGCTGAATTCGACCAGCCTTACATGGCAGAGTTGCGCAATTTTCTGCAGCAGGAGCGGGCGGCCGGCAAGGAGATCTATCCGCCGGGGCCGCTGATTTTCAATGCGCTGAATTCGACGCCGCTGGATAAAGTCAAAGTGGTGATCCTCGGCCAGGACCCGTATCACGGCCCGGGCCAGGCCCATGGCTTGTGCTTCTCGGTGCAACCGGGCGTGCCGGCGCCGCCGTCGCTGGTCAACATCTATAAAGAGTTGAAACGCGATCTGAACATCGACATCCCCAACCACGGTTACTTGCAGAGCTGGGCCGATCAGGGCGTGCTGATGCTCAACACCACCATGACGGTGGAACGCGCCAACGCTAATGCGCACAAGGACAAGGGCTGGCAGTTCTTCACTGACCGGATCATTGAACTGGTCAGCGAACAGCAGCCGCATCTGGTGTTCATGCTGTGGGGTGCCCATGCGCAGAGCAAACAGAAGCTGATCGATGCGACCAAGCATCTGGTGCTGACCTCGGTGCATCCTTCACCGTTGTCGGCGTATCGGGGGTTCTTGGGATGCGGGCATTTCAGCCGGACCAACAAGTTTCTTGAGCAGAACGGCGAGACGCCGATCGAGTGGCGGTTGCCGCCGGTTTGA
- a CDS encoding AbrB family transcriptional regulator, with amino-acid sequence MSDWSSLRSWWGTPLVGLLGGFVASQIGWPLPWMVGSLLAIILVRCLTPWQLAEIPGGRKCGQWIVGIGIGLHFTPVVMEQVLSHFGLIFFGALVTSLSAVVGVWLMRRTGEDRATAFFSSMPGGSGEMVNLGARNGALLSHVAAGQSLRVLVVVLCVPAAFKYLLGDGTPISHAGSVDWRWLAILFPAGALAAWIWERLRQPNPWLFGPLLVSAAVSIGWDLHIGLPNGGSQIGQWLIGSGLGCHFNRQFFRRAPSFMGRTLIGTALTMLIATLAALGLSALTHLDLRSLTLGMMPGGIAEMSLTAETLQLSVPLVTAMQVMRLLFVLFLAEPLFKYWNRNPE; translated from the coding sequence ATGTCTGATTGGTCATCCCTCAGAAGCTGGTGGGGAACCCCGCTGGTCGGTCTGCTTGGCGGCTTTGTCGCCAGTCAGATCGGCTGGCCGCTGCCGTGGATGGTCGGCTCGTTGCTGGCGATCATCCTCGTGCGCTGCCTGACGCCGTGGCAATTAGCCGAAATCCCTGGCGGCCGCAAATGCGGCCAGTGGATTGTCGGGATCGGCATCGGCCTGCACTTCACCCCGGTAGTGATGGAGCAGGTGCTCAGTCATTTCGGTCTGATCTTCTTCGGCGCGCTGGTCACCAGCCTGTCGGCGGTGGTGGGCGTGTGGTTGATGCGCCGCACCGGTGAGGATCGCGCCACGGCGTTTTTCTCCAGCATGCCCGGTGGCTCCGGCGAGATGGTCAACCTCGGTGCGCGCAATGGCGCGCTGCTCAGCCATGTCGCGGCGGGGCAGAGTTTGCGGGTGTTGGTAGTGGTTTTGTGTGTGCCGGCGGCGTTCAAGTATCTGCTCGGCGACGGCACACCGATTTCTCATGCCGGTAGCGTCGATTGGCGTTGGCTGGCAATTTTGTTTCCGGCCGGTGCCTTGGCCGCATGGATCTGGGAGCGACTGCGCCAGCCCAATCCGTGGCTGTTCGGACCGTTGCTGGTGAGTGCGGCGGTGAGCATCGGTTGGGATCTGCACATCGGTTTGCCCAATGGCGGCAGTCAGATTGGCCAGTGGCTGATCGGCAGCGGTTTGGGCTGCCACTTCAACCGACAGTTCTTCCGGCGTGCGCCGTCGTTCATGGGCCGAACACTGATCGGCACGGCGCTGACCATGTTGATCGCCACACTGGCGGCATTGGGGTTGAGTGCGCTGACCCATCTGGATCTGCGCTCGCTGACCTTGGGCATGATGCCCGGCGGGATTGCCGAAATGAGCCTGACGGCGGAGACGCTGCAATTGTCGGTGCCGCTGGTGACGGCGATGCAGGTGATGCGGCTGCTGTTTGTGCTGTTTCTGGCGGAGCCTTTGTTCAAGTACTGGAATCGTAATCCCGAGTAA
- a CDS encoding tripartite tricarboxylate transporter permease — translation MDTLGYLGQGFGVALSPYNLVTALCGTLIGTVVGLLPGLGPINGVALLIPIAFALGLPPESALILLAAVYLGCEYGGRISSILLNIPGEASTVMTTLDGYPMARKGLAGVALSLSAWSSFIGAFIATCGMVLFAPLLAKWAIAFGPAEYFVLMVFAIVCLGGMAGDRPLKTFIAALIGLFLSTVGIDANSGVYRFTGDNIHLTDGIQFVVLVLGLFSISEILLLLEKTHHGQEAVKATGRMMFNFKEAASVFTVNLRCGVLGFIMGVLPGAGATLASAVAYMTEKRIAGNSGTFGQGDKRGLAAPETAIGGAACGALVPMLTLGVPGSGTTAVMIGALSLYNITPGPLLFQQQPDIVWGLIASLFIANVMLVILNIPMIRIFTRILAVPNWALVPVIAIITGIGVYAVHATTFDLFLMIGIGIFGYILRKLDFPLSPLLLGFILGGLMEQNLRRALSISNGALEILWSSPITVGCWVLTVVMLTMPIIRIWRKRSAARRAIADV, via the coding sequence ATGGATACTCTTGGCTATTTGGGTCAGGGTTTCGGCGTCGCGCTGAGCCCCTACAACCTGGTAACTGCACTGTGCGGCACCCTGATCGGCACTGTCGTTGGTCTGTTGCCGGGTCTCGGCCCGATCAACGGCGTGGCGTTGCTGATTCCGATCGCATTTGCCCTCGGCCTGCCGCCGGAGTCGGCGCTGATCCTGTTGGCAGCGGTGTATCTGGGCTGCGAATACGGCGGTCGGATCAGTTCGATCCTGCTGAACATTCCGGGCGAAGCGTCCACCGTGATGACCACCCTCGACGGCTACCCGATGGCCCGCAAAGGCCTGGCCGGCGTAGCGTTGTCGCTGTCGGCGTGGAGTTCGTTCATCGGCGCTTTTATCGCCACTTGCGGCATGGTGCTGTTCGCCCCGCTCCTGGCGAAATGGGCGATTGCCTTTGGTCCGGCGGAATACTTCGTGTTGATGGTCTTCGCGATTGTCTGTCTCGGCGGCATGGCCGGTGACCGCCCGCTGAAAACCTTTATCGCCGCGCTGATCGGCCTGTTCCTGTCGACCGTCGGCATTGACGCCAACAGTGGCGTGTACCGCTTCACCGGCGACAACATCCATCTGACCGACGGCATCCAATTCGTCGTGCTGGTACTCGGCCTGTTTTCCATCAGCGAAATCCTTCTGCTGCTGGAGAAAACCCACCACGGCCAGGAAGCCGTGAAGGCCACCGGCCGCATGATGTTCAACTTCAAAGAAGCGGCCTCGGTATTCACGGTGAACCTGCGGTGCGGTGTACTGGGCTTCATCATGGGCGTGCTACCGGGTGCTGGCGCTACCCTCGCCAGCGCCGTGGCGTACATGACCGAGAAGCGCATTGCCGGTAACAGCGGCACATTCGGCCAGGGCGACAAGCGTGGTCTTGCGGCTCCGGAAACCGCCATTGGCGGTGCGGCGTGCGGCGCTCTGGTACCGATGCTGACTCTCGGTGTTCCAGGTTCAGGCACCACCGCAGTGATGATCGGCGCACTGTCGCTGTACAACATCACCCCGGGTCCGCTGCTGTTCCAGCAACAACCGGACATCGTCTGGGGCCTGATCGCGTCGCTGTTTATCGCCAACGTGATGCTGGTGATCCTCAATATCCCGATGATCCGCATCTTCACCCGCATCCTCGCCGTGCCGAACTGGGCACTGGTGCCGGTGATAGCGATCATTACAGGGATCGGCGTCTACGCGGTGCACGCAACCACGTTTGACCTGTTCCTGATGATCGGTATAGGCATCTTCGGCTACATCCTGCGCAAGCTGGACTTCCCGTTGTCGCCGCTGCTGCTGGGCTTCATCCTCGGTGGTCTGATGGAGCAAAACCTGCGTCGTGCGCTGTCGATCTCTAACGGCGCGCTGGAAATTCTCTGGTCAAGTCCGATCACGGTCGGTTGCTGGGTATTGACGGTGGTCATGCTGACGATGCCGATCATCCGTATCTGGCGTAAACGCTCCGCTGCCCGGCGCGCCATCGCCGATGTCTGA
- a CDS encoding tripartite tricarboxylate transporter TctB family protein — MLLQRIFASVLLLVCAGLALMAWPYQAAFSYEPVGPRAFPLLMLGLMGAALLYMVFRPAPIKHSEDEPPLDRETLTKIGICVVLLLVFAGTFEPLGFIVASIVTGIPMARLYGGRWLPSVVIISLMAVGLYLLFDRLMDVPLPLGLLDVLEN; from the coding sequence ATGCTCTTACAACGCATTTTTGCTTCAGTGCTGTTGCTGGTTTGCGCTGGCCTGGCCCTGATGGCGTGGCCGTATCAAGCGGCTTTTTCCTACGAACCGGTCGGCCCGCGCGCCTTTCCCCTGCTGATGCTCGGCCTGATGGGCGCGGCGCTGCTGTACATGGTGTTCCGCCCGGCCCCTATCAAACACAGTGAAGACGAGCCACCACTGGATCGCGAAACCCTGACCAAGATCGGCATTTGCGTCGTCCTGCTGCTGGTGTTCGCGGGCACGTTCGAACCGCTTGGCTTCATCGTCGCCAGCATCGTCACCGGTATTCCGATGGCGCGCCTGTATGGTGGCCGCTGGCTCCCCAGCGTTGTCATCATCAGCCTGATGGCCGTCGGTCTTTACCTGCTGTTCGACCGTTTGATGGACGTTCCGCTGCCCCTCGGCCTGCTCGACGTTCTGGAGAACTGA